Proteins from a genomic interval of Cucumis melo cultivar AY chromosome 7, USDA_Cmelo_AY_1.0, whole genome shotgun sequence:
- the LOC103494392 gene encoding nuclear transcription factor Y subunit B-like, translated as MSGQKRNFTTTTAVVSPVGSPTSGNISDSSTKEQDRFLPIANVSRIMKKSLPANAKISKDAKETVQECVSEFISFITGEASDKCQREKRKTINGDDLLWAMTTLGFENYVGPLKIYLNKYRETEEEKHSLARQEDPSLSPAKSSAEHIIGGKSANSVMDFQNFNSGFYSLGNQIQSQGSQKSFNIIDGVGFGENLRGFNINGVHENGEGNRARAMAAHLQQSSGW; from the coding sequence ATGAGCGGTCAGAAACGTAACTTCACGACCACCACCGCCGTCGTGAGCCCCGTTGGAAGCCCTACCTCCGGCAACATCTCCGACAGCTCAACAAAAGAACAAGACAGGTTTCTTCCGATCGCAAACGTGAGCCGAATCATGAAGAAATCTCTTCCGGCTAACGCGAAAATCTCGAAAGATGCTAAAGAAACAGTCCAAGAATGTGTGTCGGAGTTCATCAGCTTCATCACCGGGGAAGCCTCCGACAAGTGTCAAAGGGAAAAACGGAAGACGATCAACGGAGACGATTTGCTGTGGGCTATGACTACTTTAGGGTTCGAGAATTACGTCGGCCCTTTGAAGatttatctcaacaaatacagAGAAACAGAGGAAGAAAAACATTCTTTAGCTAGACAAGAGGATCCTTCTTTGTCTCCGGCAAAATCATCCGCTGAACACATTATTGGAGGGAAATCGGCGAACTCGGTGATGGATTTTCAGAATTTCAATTCTGGGTTTTATTCATTGGGGAATCAAATTCAAAGTCAGGGAAGTCAGAAGAGTTTCAACATAATCGATGGCGTTGGATTTGGGGAAAATTTGAGGGGTTTCAATATAAATGGAGTTCATGAAAATGGAGAAGGGAATCGAGCTCGAGCCATGGCGGCTCATCTTCAACAGAGCTCCGGTTGGTGA